A section of the Malania oleifera isolate guangnan ecotype guangnan chromosome 2, ASM2987363v1, whole genome shotgun sequence genome encodes:
- the LOC131148517 gene encoding chromatin remodeling protein EBS-like isoform X2 — protein sequence MAKTKPGKKDLDSYSIKGTNKVVRPGDCVLMRPSDSDKPPYVARVEKIEADHRNNVKVRVRWYYRPEESIGGRRQFHGAKELFLSDHYDVQSAHTIEGKCTVHTFKNYTKLENVGAEDYFCRFEYKAATGGFTPDRVAVYCKCEMPYNPDDLMVQCEGCKDWFHPSCMGMTIEEAKKLDHFLCSDCLSDEDAKRPLNSFPVSPSVETKVEPKRRKR from the exons ATGGCGAAGACCAAACCAGGCAAGAAGGACTTGGACTCGTACTCCATTAAAGGCACCAATAAAGTCGTCAGAc CTGGGGATTGTGTGTTGATGCGACCATCGGACTCCGATAAACCTCCATACGTGGCGCGCGTGGAGAAGATTGAGGCGGATCATCGGAACAATGTGAAGGTTCGGGTCCGGTGGTACTACCGGCCTGAGGAGTCTATTGGGGGGCGGAGGCAGTTCCACGGAGCTAAGGAGCTCTTCTTGTCAGACCACTATGATGTGCAGAGTGCTCACACTATAGAGGGGAAGTGCACTGTGCACACTTTCAAGAACTACACTAAGCTTGAGAATGTTGGGGCCGAGGATTACTTTTGTAGATTCGAGTACAAGGCAGCCACTGGGGGGTTCACCCCTGACCGTGTTGCTGT GTATTGCAAGTGTGAGATGCCTTATAACCCCGACGATCTTATGGTGCAGTGTGAGGGATGCAAGGACTG GTTTCATCCTTCTTGTATGGGTATGACAATTGAAGAGGCAAAGAAATTGGATCACTTTCTATGTTCTGACTGCTTGTCTGATGAGGATGCTAAAAGACCGCTGAACTCGTTTCCAGTGTCTCCATCTGTTGAGACTAAG GTGGAACCAAAGCGCCGGAAGAGATGA
- the LOC131148517 gene encoding chromatin remodeling protein EBS-like isoform X3, producing the protein MAKTKPGKKDLDSYSIKGTNKVVRPGDCVLMRPSDSDKPPYVARVEKIEADHRNNVKVRVRWYYRPEESIGGRRQFHGAKELFLSDHYDVQSAHTIEGKCTVHTFKNYTKLENVGAEDYFCRFEYKAATGGFTPDRVAVYCKCEMPYNPDDLMVQCEGCKDWFHPSCMGMTIEEAKKLDHFLCSDCLSDEDAKRPLNSFPVSPSVETKEC; encoded by the exons ATGGCGAAGACCAAACCAGGCAAGAAGGACTTGGACTCGTACTCCATTAAAGGCACCAATAAAGTCGTCAGAc CTGGGGATTGTGTGTTGATGCGACCATCGGACTCCGATAAACCTCCATACGTGGCGCGCGTGGAGAAGATTGAGGCGGATCATCGGAACAATGTGAAGGTTCGGGTCCGGTGGTACTACCGGCCTGAGGAGTCTATTGGGGGGCGGAGGCAGTTCCACGGAGCTAAGGAGCTCTTCTTGTCAGACCACTATGATGTGCAGAGTGCTCACACTATAGAGGGGAAGTGCACTGTGCACACTTTCAAGAACTACACTAAGCTTGAGAATGTTGGGGCCGAGGATTACTTTTGTAGATTCGAGTACAAGGCAGCCACTGGGGGGTTCACCCCTGACCGTGTTGCTGT GTATTGCAAGTGTGAGATGCCTTATAACCCCGACGATCTTATGGTGCAGTGTGAGGGATGCAAGGACTG GTTTCATCCTTCTTGTATGGGTATGACAATTGAAGAGGCAAAGAAATTGGATCACTTTCTATGTTCTGACTGCTTGTCTGATGAGGATGCTAAAAGACCGCTGAACTCGTTTCCAGTGTCTCCATCTGTTGAGACTAAG GAATGCTGA
- the LOC131148517 gene encoding chromatin remodeling protein EBS-like isoform X1, with the protein MAKTKPGKKDLDSYSIKGTNKVVRPGDCVLMRPSDSDKPPYVARVEKIEADHRNNVKVRVRWYYRPEESIGGRRQFHGAKELFLSDHYDVQSAHTIEGKCTVHTFKNYTKLENVGAEDYFCRFEYKAATGGFTPDRVAVYCKCEMPYNPDDLMVQCEGCKDWFHPSCMGMTIEEAKKLDHFLCSDCLSDEDAKRPLNSFPVSPSVETKVRIMFFFVFNINGCACAIFCSSYYYYYYYYYLQLVNQSCWVSNRVKNYFCMREIFML; encoded by the exons ATGGCGAAGACCAAACCAGGCAAGAAGGACTTGGACTCGTACTCCATTAAAGGCACCAATAAAGTCGTCAGAc CTGGGGATTGTGTGTTGATGCGACCATCGGACTCCGATAAACCTCCATACGTGGCGCGCGTGGAGAAGATTGAGGCGGATCATCGGAACAATGTGAAGGTTCGGGTCCGGTGGTACTACCGGCCTGAGGAGTCTATTGGGGGGCGGAGGCAGTTCCACGGAGCTAAGGAGCTCTTCTTGTCAGACCACTATGATGTGCAGAGTGCTCACACTATAGAGGGGAAGTGCACTGTGCACACTTTCAAGAACTACACTAAGCTTGAGAATGTTGGGGCCGAGGATTACTTTTGTAGATTCGAGTACAAGGCAGCCACTGGGGGGTTCACCCCTGACCGTGTTGCTGT GTATTGCAAGTGTGAGATGCCTTATAACCCCGACGATCTTATGGTGCAGTGTGAGGGATGCAAGGACTG GTTTCATCCTTCTTGTATGGGTATGACAATTGAAGAGGCAAAGAAATTGGATCACTTTCTATGTTCTGACTGCTTGTCTGATGAGGATGCTAAAAGACCGCTGAACTCGTTTCCAGTGTCTCCATCTGTTGAGACTAAGGTGAgaataatgtttttttttgtgTTTAATATTAATGGATGTGCATGTGCCATTTTTTGTagcagttattattattattattattattattatctgcAATTGGTTAACCAATCTTGTTGGGTAAGTAATCGAGTAAAAAATTACTTTTGCATGAGAGAGATCTTTATGCTTTAA